A region of the Mytilus galloprovincialis chromosome 1, xbMytGall1.hap1.1, whole genome shotgun sequence genome:
TCGATCTGTGACAATGATTAAGTTGCAAATTTAGATGCATTCTTGTAAACCAAAATACATCAGTGATCCTATGCTTTGAGATCAAAGATCACAACCACCACAATTCTCTTCAAGTGACTAAGATGATTGAAGGGCTATGGTTCACCAAATTCTCATGAGTTTCATCAGTGATGTTTACCACTATTTAAATCTCTCAAAAATCACCACATTCCTATCACAtagtcagtgttctccccaggccgataTGACGCTGCGGTCCCGCAGCgccttcaaaatattttcataattcccGCAGCACCTTAACTTGCCGCTGTCCCTTAATATCTGATCCCGCAGCGTGTTAATTTTCACAATTTCATTGTAAATGTTGGTTAAAATTGTCAAGTTGCTGATCACCGCTGAGCGGTTGGTCAGTGTTACGCAATAAATGATAATTAATTTTACCTGAGACACCCTTATCAGACCATTTTATCAGATTATAGCGTTAATGTTCATCAAGAAGATAGATATTTTGATAGGAATATTAAAGTTTCTAAAAACTTCAGtgtaaaaaatgaagaaatagatCGCAAATGCATTGTATTTACGCATCGTCTTTGTGATCACTTGAACATTTATATAACGaattttttcattggtcgagaagAAGAATCTATTTAAACATGACCAATGAACGTGTTCAATACACgtgataaatttgaatacacattTCTAAATATATTTACGATGAAAATTATGAATGGAGTATTTGAacgtgaaaaaataaaataaactttgataaaagattACGAGAAGTGATTTATTtaatagaaattgaaaaaaatgttgcttGCTATGGTTAATTCGTCTGAAACTGatgaatatttcataaataaattttTTATAGAACATCGATCGTAAATCCGTATGTCGGGAAATATGTGACAATCAACATGAATACGGAATCGCCCAGCTTCTGTTTAATGTCACTAGTAAACAATTTCAATGGTTTTAACTTTGACGAATTTGTCAAGTTTCGTTTATATCACCTGCCAAAGATAGGTTTTGACAATAATACACACGGAAGCGTAATGTCAAACTACGGAAACTGGTCAgctgttcattaaaatatttttattttaaaaagttgtataccAAAATATCTTAACCatattcaattttgattttaaatgaaCATGATATCTACTAATAAGAAAGGGGTTAAGAGAAAGGCAGATGATGGAATTAGAAGTTTTTTCAGACCAATGACTTCTAATGAAAAGGAGAATACACCTCCGTCTACATCGTCAGTAGTATATATAGCAGAGGCTATTGCTTCTCCTAATCCAAAGCGGGCTAAAGTTTCAGCAATAGTTAACAAGCACCGTGTTTCTGGCTTCAATGACAAGTGGCTGACTGAATTTTCGTGGCTTAGGAATGTTGAAGGGGGTAaggaaaattttataaattttatttcataaaagatTATTGTTAACTTATTTGCAGAAATCGTTcatcaatataaagaaaaatagttGAGGATGAATCTCGTTCATGTCAGTATTTTCATGAGTCTCAGTATGATTATaaactatatttttaattttttaaatacattttgctAGATAGAACTTGATCATGTATAACAAAGATATATATGTCTCTGTgtataataatgaaattaaacaacctgaatcaaaattttgtattaattattttttaaaaggaatGAAATGTAACTTGTGTACAAAACATCAAAGGAGACCCAAAAAGTGTGTACCAGGGAAAGCTGCATGGGTTGATTTGCCTTGCTCATGGATGGTACGTGAAAGCATTCTTAGACATGGGCGCAGTGAGACACATAAAGAGGCTGTTACTTTTGAAGGGGCAAGAGTTCTTGCTAACACCAGTCTTGCCACAGCAGTTGAGAAGGAAGTCACATTAAATGAGATGGCAATGGAATCAGCAATGAAGTGCTTGTATTGGCTGTGCAAAAGGGAACTTCCACACACAACCAACTATGTTCCTTTGATGAATCTTTGTAAGTTGATTTTCAGTACTAATAATAATGCTCAGTTCAAATATATTTCAAGattatatttcaagaaaaatattttgaatgaattattGTGCTGTGCTAGGCCTAAACctctaaattatcaaaaaatctTTTGACAGGCAAAGACGTTGGTGTTGATGTACTGAATGCCTTGATGGTTGGAGAGAATGCAAAATACACTTCTGAAAGATTTATCCAGGAAGCTTTGctgtcatttaaatatattgttcaGACTCCACTTATCTGTGACCTGAAAAATTCACCCTTCTATACTGTAATGGTTGATGAAACTACTGATGTAGCTGTTAAGAAGGAGTTGATTCTCTATGTGAggtaaaaaaatcttaaaattttagACAGTtacttatgatttttttaattcctaAACTACTAACATGACTAACTTTTTCAGCCACTTCTTTCATTGAAAtacttcatatttgttttttgttacagATTTCTTAAAAATGGCAAAAGTTCAACTCATTTTCTAAAAATGATTGAACTTTTTGATGGGAAAGCAGCAACTATCAAAAGTGCCATAGTCCAAACTCTGGAAGAGATTGACGTGCCATTGGAGAAGATGTGTGCATTAGGAAGTGATGGGGCATCTGTCATGCTTGGTAGAAAAGGAGGTGTTGCAGCATTGCTGAAGGAGTCTGTTCCAACCTTGATTGCAAACCACTGTGTTGCCCATAGGTTGGCTTTAGCAAGCTCACAAGCTGCTGCTGCTGTCCCTTATCTGAAGAAGTTTAAGGCAATTGTGGAACAGCTGTACAGATTCTACCAGTACAGTGCAGTCAGAATGGCAGCACTTCATCACATTCAGGTAAGAACATCTTAATATGacttaaatattatattaatgttTGTGTGGTTGTTAGTTGAACACTTATAAATCATTAATTGGACATGCAAGTATTGATTTTTATGTATGCTCATAATTTTAGGAAATTCTCCAGGAGCCAGTTATCAAAATTACAGAGGCAAAAGATGTTAGGTGGCTTTCCCATGACAAAGCTGTCCAATCTATAAGGAGATGCTTTCCTTCAATCATCACAAGTTTGGAGAGAGAAGCCAAGGAGAGAGGAGATGCCCAAGCACTAGGCCTGGCCACATTTGTACAGAAGTTTGACTTCATTGCAACTTTGTACATGATGTGTGATTTGCTGCCACCACTATCACAACTTTCAAAAGCCTTGCAGGTAACATTATTTTACAAATACTTAATTTATAATTCAGTTAATTGTTATAATATCTGCACTGTCAAGATTCAAATAGGTAAATAATCTAAATTTAGTTATTAAATACAAGATTTGTTTTACAGAGAAAAGATGCAGACTACACAGTAGTAAGACCTCTTGTGACTGGAACTATAAAGACCATCCAATCATTT
Encoded here:
- the LOC143067303 gene encoding uncharacterized protein C17orf113-like is translated as MNMISTNKKGVKRKADDGIRSFFRPMTSNEKENTPPSTSSVVYIAEAIASPNPKRAKVSAIVNKHRVSGFNDKWLTEFSWLRNVEGGMKCNLCTKHQRRPKKCVPGKAAWVDLPCSWMVRESILRHGRSETHKEAVTFEGARVLANTSLATAVEKEVTLNEMAMESAMKCLYWLCKRELPHTTNYVPLMNLCKDVGVDVLNALMVGENAKYTSERFIQEALLSFKYIVQTPLICDLKNSPFYTVMVDETTDVAVKKELILYVRFLKNGKSSTHFLKMIELFDGKAATIKSAIVQTLEEIDVPLEKMCALGSDGASVMLGRKGGVAALLKESVPTLIANHCVAHRLALASSQAAAAVPYLKKFKAIVEQLYRFYQYSAVRMAALHHIQEILQEPVIKITEAKDVRWLSHDKAVQSIRRCFPSIITSLEREAKERGDAQALGLATFVQKFDFIATLYMMCDLLPPLSQLSKALQRKDADYTVVRPLVTGTIKTIQSFKERHGENYASVRKVIDDLIKENFKVKSPTEEEFDKFERQVYFPYIDHVAENLEKRFPDLPLLESFSVFDPNSVPEDPEEAEGYGREQIGILSDQNGSGAIKPGVEATKEYN